TTCATTGCATAATAACCGTTCGAGTCTTTTCTTGTGGCGGAAGTGACAATGCAATTCATGTAGTCTTTCGAATCTTCCTCTTTCTCGATGGCCTCTACCCAAGACGCACCAGCACCAATGGCGATCTGCTGCCAGGCAGTACATGCAGGACCAGCCAAACTATCATCGCCGATCATTACTTTTGCTCCTAATTGCTGAACTTTGGCGGCCAGCAGGGCAGTATGACTAAAACTTCCCATGGTAGATGGATGAAGGTTAAAAATTCTGCCCATGTCTGGCGATATCGTCTCGATACCATGCCATGCAGGTCGCATTGGTTTGTCAGGAATTAGATCCAACTTCCCTACCATTTTTTGCAATTGTACCCATTGCTTTGTAGTCATCTCTGCCGGATCCTCGATGGCGTCTAACCCATTCGCACTGAACAGTTTCATCGTAGAAGCCAGTTCCTTTAGAGATGTCCATTTTTTGTACCCACTATTCACATCGGCTATTACGGTTGCCTTTTCACCCAAAACCTCTCGAATGATACGCAGCAGGCTAAGGTCAACTTCCTGATCACCATACATTTTGAACTTCATGTGATGACCCAAATTTTGCTCTAGACTTTTTTCGGTCTCCTCTCGCAGCTTCGATTCATCTTTATGCAAGATGCAGTAAAGTCCGGGAACTGGCTCGCGCTGGCTCAGTCCCAACAGTTCGACCACTGGTCTGCCTTGCAAGCGACCCGCTAAATCCAAAAGTCCCATATCCATCAGTTCCAGCTGTTTTAGCGAGGTAGATGAACCTTCTATCTGCTGGGATTTCAGACGATTTTGAGCCTCTGCCACTGTTAATCCTTTGAACTGCTCCACGTATTTGACCCAAGAACTAAAGTCTTCATTCGGATTGTTTCTGGACGCTGGAATTTCGGACCAGCCGCACTGATCTCCGGCACTTATTTTAATAAAAAGATGCTGACGATTGAGCCAAGTGCCAAATGAAAAATAGCGCGGAATATTGATGTCGTACCTGTAGCATTCGATTTGGCTAATTTTAACCCCCAGATTTTTATTTTGACTAACGAAAGAAGACAACAATGGGTAGGTCATACTCATCATGCCTAATACTGATAGGTCTTTTATAAATTCTCTCCTTACCTTTTTCATTGTTACTTGATTATCCATTCTGAGACAAGAAAATTTTATTCCTAGAATGATATATTGCTGAATGCTCCGCTAAATTTTCAGCATCATTTTCATTCATCTTTCACCATTCATTAGGTCAATTTCTATGACTCCATTTGCACCCCGTACGCCCCAATGTGCGGCATCCGGTCCCAGTAGGACTTTTATGCTTTTGATCTGCATGGGCTGGATCATCGATATATCATCGACGATGCTGCCATCCACCACGAGCAGTGCCTCTTGACTCATGCTAATCGAGTGTACGCCTTGATTAACCAGGTAGACGTTTTTGTCCTGACCAGATTCATCCATCCTAATCCCTGGATGCTCTCTACGCAACACCTCATAAATGGAACTCATTTCATAATACTCATAATTTGTATACCCCACAGTTTCCAATCCTTTTTTCATATCAGCTGCAGAGATATGTCTATTCGACACAGCTTCCTCCTCGGCACCTGTCCAATCCTCGATGAGTAGGTTGACATTGATATCAGCATTGTCGCGCTTTTTTATTCTTTTGTCCACAAACCCTGCAGCACTAAAGGTAAGTGCATCTTTTTTCTTGGTTTCTAGCACGAATTCTCCCCTTTCGTTAGTTAGCGTATTAGCGCCGGACTTGGCTTTTACCTCTACTCTGCGAAGAGGCACATCGCCAAACGCGGTTACCGTACCTCTAGTATGCTGTGCAGAAGAACAAACTGTGATGAGCCCCATTAGAAGGGTAAATATTAACTTCATACTTGTTTATAAATTTTAAAGAGTGTAACGGATTAATCAATTAGATTCTTTAAGCTTATATTTCGAAACTCTACTTTCATAGGCGGTCCCACGTGCACTTGCATACCGATAAACCCTTTGGTTGATCGGTTTAGTGTATCCTTGTCTAGCACCTCGCTCATAAGCACGCCATTCACGTAGTGTTGCAATAGGTTGTCTTTGGCAAAAATTCTCAGCGTATTCCAATCATTATCTTTGATTAATGATTTCAAGGAATCTGGTGCCAAAACCTTAGACAACACTTGCCTGGTTTGCCAGCAATTTTTAGTCACATTAGAGCGCAAGTTTTGTGTTGAATCCGGCTTGTTCCAATTACCAATTTTCACTTTCTCACCCATGTATGCCAGGGTCGTTCTCTTCTTCTCTTCATAATTCTGACCTACATAGCGTTTCTTGCCATCTATATCACATTGATAACCTTGCAAAGCGAAAGGCTTATCATTGAAATAATTACTTCGATAATTTACCCCGCTATTTCCTGACTCTGAAATCCGATATTCAAGCATCAATTCAAAATCTTCTGGCTGACCTCCTTGCCAAATGACAAATGAATTGGCTTCCAGAATGGTCTCAGGGGTTACTTCACCTACGAGGTTTCCATTTTCAACACGCCAATAGGTCGAGTCACCTTTCCATCCGTCCAAGGATCTGCCGTCAAATATTTTGACAAAACTACGCTGCCTCTGATCAAGCTCGGAGCTGGTGCATCCCA
This is a stretch of genomic DNA from Reichenbachiella ulvae. It encodes these proteins:
- a CDS encoding 3-keto-disaccharide hydrolase; amino-acid sequence: MGKHKNVINSAAYSSLLLMIWGLVLGCTSSELDQRQRSFVKIFDGRSLDGWKGDSTYWRVENGNLVGEVTPETILEANSFVIWQGGQPEDFELMLEYRISESGNSGVNYRSNYFNDKPFALQGYQCDIDGKKRYVGQNYEEKKRTTLAYMGEKVKIGNWNKPDSTQNLRSNVTKNCWQTRQVLSKVLAPDSLKSLIKDNDWNTLRIFAKDNLLQHYVNGVLMSEVLDKDTLNRSTKGFIGMQVHVGPPMKVEFRNISLKNLID
- a CDS encoding mandelate racemase/muconate lactonizing enzyme family protein, which produces MKKVRREFIKDLSVLGMMSMTYPLLSSFVSQNKNLGVKISQIECYRYDINIPRYFSFGTWLNRQHLFIKISAGDQCGWSEIPASRNNPNEDFSSWVKYVEQFKGLTVAEAQNRLKSQQIEGSSTSLKQLELMDMGLLDLAGRLQGRPVVELLGLSQREPVPGLYCILHKDESKLREETEKSLEQNLGHHMKFKMYGDQEVDLSLLRIIREVLGEKATVIADVNSGYKKWTSLKELASTMKLFSANGLDAIEDPAEMTTKQWVQLQKMVGKLDLIPDKPMRPAWHGIETISPDMGRIFNLHPSTMGSFSHTALLAAKVQQLGAKVMIGDDSLAGPACTAWQQIAIGAGASWVEAIEKEEDSKDYMNCIVTSATRKDSNGYYAMNPAPGFGLELDEKRLRTICAKYIKV
- a CDS encoding TonB-dependent receptor plug domain-containing protein, translating into MKLIFTLLMGLITVCSSAQHTRGTVTAFGDVPLRRVEVKAKSGANTLTNERGEFVLETKKKDALTFSAAGFVDKRIKKRDNADINVNLLIEDWTGAEEEAVSNRHISAADMKKGLETVGYTNYEYYEMSSIYEVLRREHPGIRMDESGQDKNVYLVNQGVHSISMSQEALLVVDGSIVDDISMIQPMQIKSIKVLLGPDAAHWGVRGANGVIEIDLMNGER